The following are from one region of the Carassius auratus strain Wakin chromosome 43, ASM336829v1, whole genome shotgun sequence genome:
- the LOC113061817 gene encoding hepatocyte nuclear factor 6-like isoform X2, translating into MNAQLSMENIGDLHGVSHESAADLMTGDSAHHRSHRSSLAAHARSMGMASILDSGDYHHHRPPEHPGLATHLHPAMSMACEAPHGMSMSSTYTTLTPLQSLPPISTVSDKFPHHHHHHHHHHHPHQRIPGNVSGSFTLMRDDRGLAPMNNLYSPYHKDVASMGQSLSPLSGSGLSGIHNSQQGLPPYAHPGATMPAEKMLTPNGFEAHHPAMLARHGEQHMSASSASMVSINGIHHHPHTHLNVQGHGQVLGSTRELNHSSAPGSQLNNGSSSGQMEEVNTKEVAQRITTELKRYSIPQAIFAQRVLCRSQGTLSDLLRNPKPWSKLKSGRETFRRMWKWLQEPEFQRMSALRLAACKRKEQEHGKSERGSISKKPRLVFTDVQRRTLHAIFKENKRPSKELQITISQQLGLELTTVSNFFMNARRRSLDKWLDDCSSNSANSSSSSTCTKA; encoded by the exons ATGAACGCCCAGCTGTCGATGGAGAACATTGGCGATCTGCACGGAGTGAGCCATGAAAGCGCGGCGGATCTCATGACCGGAGACAGCGCTCATCACAGGAGCCATCGGAGCAGTCTGGCAGCCCATGCGCGCTCCATGGGCATGGCATCAATCCTGGACAGCGGCGACTATCATCACCACCGGCCCCCGGAGCACCCCGGGCTCGCCACGCACCTGCACCCGGCTATGAGCATGGCGTGCGAGGCTCCCCACGGGATGAGCATGAGCAGCACTTACACCACCCTCACCCCGCTGCAGTCCTTACCGCCCATCTCCACCGTCTCCGACAAATTCCCgcaccaccatcatcaccaccaccaccatcatcacccGCACCAAAGGATCCCGGGGAACGTCAGCGGGAGCTTCACCTTGATGAGGGACGATAGGGGTCTGGCCCCAATGAACAACCTCTACTCTCCCTACCACAAGGATGTGGCCAGCATGGGACAGAGCCTTTCACCGCTGTCTGGATCCGGACTGAGCGGAATTCACAACTCCCAGCAGGGGCTGCCGCCCTACGCGCACCCCGGGGCCACAATGCCCGCCGAGAAGATGCTCACACCCAACGGATTCGAGGCACACCACCCCGCGATGTTGGCTCGACACGGGGAGCAGCACATGAGCGCGTCTTCGGCGAGCATGGTGTCGATCAACGGCATCCACCATCACCCGCACACCCATCTCAACGTCCAGGGCCACGGGCAGGTGCTGGGCTCCACTCGGGAGCTGAACCACTCATCCGCGCCCGGATCGCAGCTCAACAACGGCAGCAGTTCGGGACAGATGGAAGAGGTAAATACCAAAGAAGTGGCACAGAGGATCACCACGGAACTGAAAAGATACAGCATCCCACAGGCCATCTTCGCTCAGAGGGTACTGTGCCGCTCGCAAGGGACGCTCTCGGACCTGCTCCGGAACCCTAAGCCCTGGAGCAAACTTAAGTCTGGCCGGGAAACCTTCCGCAGGATGTGGAAATGGTTGCAGGAGCCTGAGTTCCAGAGAATGTCCGCGCTCAGGCTCGCAG CATGCAAGAGAAAGGAGCAAGAGCATGGTAAGAGTGAGCGAGGGAGCATCTCCAAGAAGCCCCGGCTGGTCTTCACTGATGTTCAGCGTCGGACTTTACATGCAATATTCAAAGAGAACAAGCGACCATCCAAAGAGTTACAAATTACCATCTCTCAGCAGCTGGGCCTGGAGCTCACCACCGTCAGCAACTTCTTCATGAACGCGCGTCGACGGAGCCTCGATAAGTGGCTGGATGACTGCAGCTCCAACTCGGCCAACTCCTCCTCCTCCAGCACTTGTACCAAAGCATGA
- the LOC113061817 gene encoding hepatocyte nuclear factor 6-like isoform X1, whose product MNAQLSMENIGDLHGVSHESAADLMTGDSAHHRSHRSSLAAHARSMGMASILDSGDYHHHRPPEHPGLATHLHPAMSMACEAPHGMSMSSTYTTLTPLQSLPPISTVSDKFPHHHHHHHHHHHPHQRIPGNVSGSFTLMRDDRGLAPMNNLYSPYHKDVASMGQSLSPLSGSGLSGIHNSQQGLPPYAHPGATMPAEKMLTPNGFEAHHPAMLARHGEQHMSASSASMVSINGIHHHPHTHLNVQGHGQVLGSTRELNHSSAPGSQLNNGSSSGQMEEVNTKEVAQRITTELKRYSIPQAIFAQRVLCRSQGTLSDLLRNPKPWSKLKSGRETFRRMWKWLQEPEFQRMSALRLAGERTIACKRKEQEHGKSERGSISKKPRLVFTDVQRRTLHAIFKENKRPSKELQITISQQLGLELTTVSNFFMNARRRSLDKWLDDCSSNSANSSSSSTCTKA is encoded by the exons ATGAACGCCCAGCTGTCGATGGAGAACATTGGCGATCTGCACGGAGTGAGCCATGAAAGCGCGGCGGATCTCATGACCGGAGACAGCGCTCATCACAGGAGCCATCGGAGCAGTCTGGCAGCCCATGCGCGCTCCATGGGCATGGCATCAATCCTGGACAGCGGCGACTATCATCACCACCGGCCCCCGGAGCACCCCGGGCTCGCCACGCACCTGCACCCGGCTATGAGCATGGCGTGCGAGGCTCCCCACGGGATGAGCATGAGCAGCACTTACACCACCCTCACCCCGCTGCAGTCCTTACCGCCCATCTCCACCGTCTCCGACAAATTCCCgcaccaccatcatcaccaccaccaccatcatcacccGCACCAAAGGATCCCGGGGAACGTCAGCGGGAGCTTCACCTTGATGAGGGACGATAGGGGTCTGGCCCCAATGAACAACCTCTACTCTCCCTACCACAAGGATGTGGCCAGCATGGGACAGAGCCTTTCACCGCTGTCTGGATCCGGACTGAGCGGAATTCACAACTCCCAGCAGGGGCTGCCGCCCTACGCGCACCCCGGGGCCACAATGCCCGCCGAGAAGATGCTCACACCCAACGGATTCGAGGCACACCACCCCGCGATGTTGGCTCGACACGGGGAGCAGCACATGAGCGCGTCTTCGGCGAGCATGGTGTCGATCAACGGCATCCACCATCACCCGCACACCCATCTCAACGTCCAGGGCCACGGGCAGGTGCTGGGCTCCACTCGGGAGCTGAACCACTCATCCGCGCCCGGATCGCAGCTCAACAACGGCAGCAGTTCGGGACAGATGGAAGAGGTAAATACCAAAGAAGTGGCACAGAGGATCACCACGGAACTGAAAAGATACAGCATCCCACAGGCCATCTTCGCTCAGAGGGTACTGTGCCGCTCGCAAGGGACGCTCTCGGACCTGCTCCGGAACCCTAAGCCCTGGAGCAAACTTAAGTCTGGCCGGGAAACCTTCCGCAGGATGTGGAAATGGTTGCAGGAGCCTGAGTTCCAGAGAATGTCCGCGCTCAGGCTCGCAGGTGAGAGAACAATAG CATGCAAGAGAAAGGAGCAAGAGCATGGTAAGAGTGAGCGAGGGAGCATCTCCAAGAAGCCCCGGCTGGTCTTCACTGATGTTCAGCGTCGGACTTTACATGCAATATTCAAAGAGAACAAGCGACCATCCAAAGAGTTACAAATTACCATCTCTCAGCAGCTGGGCCTGGAGCTCACCACCGTCAGCAACTTCTTCATGAACGCGCGTCGACGGAGCCTCGATAAGTGGCTGGATGACTGCAGCTCCAACTCGGCCAACTCCTCCTCCTCCAGCACTTGTACCAAAGCATGA